The following proteins are co-located in the Hydractinia symbiolongicarpus strain clone_291-10 chromosome 7, HSymV2.1, whole genome shotgun sequence genome:
- the LOC130648931 gene encoding 40S ribosomal protein SA-like, whose protein sequence is MSEGIEALQLKEEDVTKFLASGAHLGAQNVDRHMESYVYKRKSDGIHIINLRQTWEKLVLAARVIAGIENPADVCVISSRPYGTRAVLKFAQATGATPIAGRFTPGTFTNQIQKAFREPRLLVCTDPQTDHQAITESSYVNIPVIALCNTDSPSKHVDVAIPCNNKGIQSIGTMWWMLAREVLYLRGIISRKTPWDVMPDLYFFRDQEDIEKEEQAAALAAAKPEETYTQDWASAPVDTGDWAEAPAAATTTSTDWASDPVQSKDWSADPVATSKVDDWGAPKAAGWQADEPGSTADWGASNTEGDWGA, encoded by the exons ATGTCTGAGGGTATCGAAGCTCTTCAATTGAAAGAGGAAGATGTGACCAAATTTCTTGCCAGTGGTGCACACCTAGGAGCTCAAAATGTTGATAGACATATGGAAAGTTATGTCTATAAACGAAAGTCTGATGGGATTCACATTATCAACCTTAGACAGACATGGGAAAAACTTGTCCTGGCCGCAAGGGTTATTGCCGGAATTGAAAACCCTGCAGATGTCTGCGTGATCTCTTCCCGTCCCTATGGAACA AGAGCTGTACTTAAATTTGCACAAGCAACTGGTGCAACACCTATTGCTGGTAGATTTACCCCTGGTACTTTCACCAATCAAATTCAAAAAGCTTTCCGTGAACCACGTCTTCTTGTGTGCACAGATCCTCAAACTGACCATCAAGCAATCACTGAGTCTTCATATGTCAACATTCCAGTTATTGCTTTGTGCAACACTGATTCCCCATCAAAACATGTCGATGTTGCTATTCCTTGCAACAATAAAGGTATTCAATCCATTGGAACAATGTGGTGGATGTTGGCACGCGAG GTTTTGTACTTGAGAGGAATCATCAGTCGCAAAACTCCATGGGATGTTATGCCCGATTTGTATTTCTTCCGAGACCAAGAAGACATTGAAAAAGAGGAACAAGCTGCTGCACTTGCTGCTGCCAAACCTGAAGAAACTTACACTCAGGATTGGGCTTCTGCACCTGTTGACACTGGAGATTGGGCTGAAGCTCCAGCAGCTGCTACAACAACATCAACTGAT TGGGCTTCTGATCCTGTCCAATCAAAGGACTGGTCTGCTGACCCAGTAGCAACATCAAAGGTTGATGATTGGGGAGCACCAAAAGCTGCTGGGTGGCAAGCAGATGAACCAGGCTCGACTGCTGACTGGGGTGCATCCAATACGGAAGGAGATTGGGGAGCATAA
- the LOC130648920 gene encoding CDP-diacylglycerol--glycerol-3-phosphate 3-phosphatidyltransferase, mitochondrial-like: MSKSKAGIFVATSSAVFSGYYATKHFTTKIRCLQSVTSPVEANAIFSEWISNWFKGVKIKSPTFKVPGECIKVLSKPEEFYKTLLQLSSTATSRIVLASLYLGNGEKEQVLVDTIHKNLKSLETPFEFNVLLECTRGSRGVKNSRTMLLPIVQQFQSTTNVALFHTPNLRGLLKAIVPERFNETINVSHLKVYLFDDTLVLSGANLSVDYFTNRQDRYIIFENCKGLCDYYQDLVKTLSKFSFSLQPNDSLKLSSDFLHHPYKGSKRLFNTEANRLLTEFTKRHVGKTLEEHFLELIQNKSESNDTLVVPLLQMRTMRIDQDELVTRNILASAPENTNLLLATAYFNLTNDYWNAILKSKPKVDLIMAHPKAMGFYKAPGMAGGIPNAYSLISKRRYQDLVNLNEVERVQFLEFHRPGWTFHGKGLWAFIECTTSKSEHKFHSSPFLTLIGSPNFGKRSVFRDMESQVAVLTLNKNLMQELKKERDRMKKDTTQVTIATYNEEERKIVWWVYLIATFMNELF, translated from the exons ATGTCAAAGTCGAAAGCTGGTATATTTGTTGCAACTTCTTCAGCTGTATTTAGTGGTTACTATGCTACGAAACACTTTACAACAAAAATCCGCTGCCTGCAGTCTGTGACATCTCCTGTTGAGGCCAATGCAATATTTTCTGAGTGGATATCAAACTGGTTTAAGGGAGTGAAGATAAAAAGTCCAACTTTTAAAGTACCAGGAGAATGTATTAAAGTTTTATCCAAGCCCGAAGAGTTTTACAAGACTTTGttg caACTTTCATCCACTGCTACTTCAAGAATAGTATTGGCTTCTCTTTACCTGGGCAATGGAGAGAAAGAACAAGTTCTT GTTGATACGATCCACAAGAATCTGAAATCTCTTGAAACACCGTTTGAGTTCAACGTTTTACTGGAGTGCACTCGTGGCTCGCGTGGTGTAAAAAATTCCAGGACAATGCTACTACCCATAGTGCAACAATTTCAAAGTACTACCAATGTAGCCCTGTTCCATACACCGAATCTACGTGGATTGCTAAAAGCCATTGTACCAGAACGTTTTAATGAAACAATCAATGTATCtcatttgaaagtttacttATTTGATGATACTCTTGTGTTGAGTGG TGCGAATTTGAGCGTTGATTACTTCACGAATCGTCAAGATCGTTACATCATATTTGAGAATTGTAAAGGGTTATGTGACTACTACCAAGATCTGGTCAAGACTTTATCTAAATTCTCCTTTTCCTTACAACCTAATGACTCGTTAAAATTAAGTTCGGACTTTTTGCATCACCCTTACAAGGGTTCGAAGAGGCTATTTAACACTGAGGCTAATAGGCTGTTAACTGAATTTACAAAGCGGCACGTTGGAAAAACTTTGGAAGAACATTTCTTGGAATTAATCCAAAACAAAAGCGAAAGTAATGACACCCTTGTGGTTCCTTTGTTACAAATGCGGACAATGAGGATAGACCAAGATGAACTTGTCACAAGAAATATTTTAGCTTCGGCACCTGAAAATACGAACTTGTTATTAGCGACGGCCTATTTTAATCTCACAAACGATTATTGGAATGCCATACTTAAATCGAAACCGAAAGTGGATCTTATTATGGCACACCCAAAAGCCATGGGTTTTTATAAAGCCCCTGGTATGGCAG ggGGTATACCAAACGCTTATAGTTTAATTTCCAAACGAAGATATCAAGATCTAGTAAATTTAAATGAAGTAGAAAGAGTCCAATTTTTAGAATTCCATAGACCTGGCTGGACATTTCACGGAAAAGGTTTGTGGGCATTTATAGAATGTACAACTAGTAAGAGTGAACACAAATTTCATTCATCACCTTTTCTGACACTTATTGGTTCTCCAAATTTTGGTAAAAGATCTGTATTCCGTGACATGGAATCACAAGTTGCTGTTTTGACACTAAACAAGAATTTGATGCAGGAATTGAAAAAAGAACGTGACCGGATGAAAAAAGATACAACCCAAGTTACCATAGCTACCTATAATGAAGAAGAACGGAAAATCGTCTGGTGGGTCTATCTCATAGCAACGTTCATGAATGAATTGTTTTGA
- the LOC130648443 gene encoding cilia- and flagella-associated protein 97-like, whose product MDFESEGIRHVSIQKHKDTEYSENNARLEKENFIDGDSDHVNLDSLLKAVIDISDRLHDQEEKIKQHQDEQQKRDDENNYNDRMRHGQNKTCVKSRPRTAVMKYNRQNSSSSDSDIGNEASTFSSSMSMRSSSSRARFKNRPSSSQSVADSNSAKLSMSFSNNQVRDIDIENQRLLREILRKKCQTPTQKKPAGPVRVRSAASINRSRKQQDIERENLRLLNRLQAVKPTNGLSRDKLMFDHIKNEKHVDRLSKSSKRRPVSAPVSRVRPQYVNSKTRSYDSESLADSRISSASTKRTSGRTSSARVRAPRKIKVEETWEPGW is encoded by the coding sequence ATGGACTTTGAAAGTGAAGGTATCAGGCATGTTTCAATACAAAAACATAAAGACACTGAGTACAGTGAAAACAATGCTAGGCTGGAGAAAGAGAATTTTATAGATGGTGATTCTGATCATGTAAACCTAGATTCTTTGCTCAAAGCAGTTATAGATATTAGTGATCGACTTCATGATCAGGAAGAAAAGATAAAACAGCATCAAGATGAACAACAAAAACGTGATgatgaaaataattataatgaCAGAATGAGGCATggacaaaacaaaacatgtgTTAAGTCACGACCAAGGACTGCAGTTATGAAGTACAATAGACAAAACTCTTCCAGTAGTGACAGTGATATAGGAAATGAAGCAAGCACGTTCTCTTCAAGTATGAGTATGAGAAGCTCATCCAGCAGAGCAAGATTTAAAAATCGACCTTCTAGCAGCCAATCAGTGGCTGACTCCAATTCTGCTAAATTAAGTATGTCATTTAGTAATAATCAAGTCAGAGATATTGACATAGAAAACCAGAGACTTCTCCGTGAAATATTACGAAAAAAATGCCAAACTCCTACTCAAAAGAAACCAGCTGGTCCTGTTCGCGTTCGCTCAGCAGCTTCTATCAATCGGTCAAGGAAACAGCAAGATATAGAACGGGAGAATTTAAGATTATTGAATCGCTTGCAGGCTGTGAAACCAACAAATGGTTTAAGTCGTGACAAATTAATGTTTGatcatataaaaaatgaaaaacatgttGATCGTTTGTCAAAATCTAGTAAAAGAAGACCAGTCAGTGCGCCAGTCTCAAGAGTGAGACCACAATATGTCAATTCAAAAACGAGAAGTTATGATAGCGAAAGCTTGGCAGATTCTAGAATTAGTTCAGCATCCACAAAACGCACATCTGGCCGCACTTCTTCAGCTAGAGTTAGAGCTCCTAGAAAAATCAAAGTCGAAGAAACATGGGAGCCTGGTTGGTAA